The window GGTGCGGCCTGGTTGAGTTCTTCCAGGGTCGGCATGCGTTTCTCGGCGAACTGGAACTCGTTCCAGCCACCCACCACACGTACCCACTGCGGGGTTGGGGTGCGGTCAGCCTGGTCCTTGAGCATGCGCAGGGCGTCGGCCAACGACGGCACGCCTTCCCAGCGCAGTTCGAGGTTGTAGTTCAGGCCACCACGGATCAGGTGCAGGTGCGAGTCGTTCAGACCCGGGATCACGCAACGGCCCTTGAGGTCGATGAGCTGGGTGTCCGAACCCCTCAGGGCCATGGCCTCGGCATCGGTGCCGACCGCGACGAAACGGCCTTCACGGATGGCCACGGCGCTGGCGCGGGGTTTCTCACGGTCAACGGTATGGAACAGACCATTGAACAGAATCAGATCGGCGTTCATCGCTTCTCCTTCGACAGGGTATGAGTGAAAAAAAGGTTCGCCAGCGGCTCAGGCAATGCGCCAGATCCCGGCGAAACGATGGTTGAGCGCCAGTCGTCCGGGACCGGCGATGAAAAGGCTGGTGAAGAGGATCAGCAGCAGCCAGGCGAACTGGCCCTCGGCGATCGTCCACTCCGGGTGCACGAACACCAGGGCCACCAGCAACACAGAGAGAATAGGCAAGCACGCCAGGCGCACCAGCACGCCGGCGATGATCAGCAGCGGGCAGAACACTTCGGCGAAGATCGCCAGCATCAGGGTCAGGTTTGCCCCCAGGTGGAAGGGGTCTTCGATGTTCTGCAGCTCGGTGCTGTAGTGCAGCAGTTTCGGCAGGCCATGGACCCACAGCAGAAACACCGCGGCGCTGACGCGCATGAACAGCAATCCGAGGGCCTGCGCCCGTTCATTCCAGCACGAAGCGTTCATGATCCACCCATCACCAAAAGAAACCACCGGCATCAGGGAGGCCGGACTGTTCAGCGATAGTGCGGGTGCGGGCTGCGGAAAAATTGAATGTACGTGCTCTCTTTCCGCAAGAGCGCCGTCAAGTGTTCATTGCGAGCGCCCTGGAGGCATGGCAAGGCGTGCGGGCCTGTTCGCGGATAAATCCGGCTCCCACAGTTTGCGTTGATCACACGATTTGTGGGCGGCACGGTACCTTGTGGGAGCCGGATTTATCCGCGAACAAGCCCCACCTGACCGCTAGGGTGGAGGAATATCCAGCGGGGCGGACATGAATTGCGCAATCCGCGAACGCAGCCAGCGCTCGGCCGGGTCGTTGTCGTGCACGCCGCTCCAGGCCATCGAGAGCTGCGCCGCATCGATCTCGAACGGTGGATCCTCGGCCCGCAGGGCGCAGCCTTCGACCAGGGCACAGGCGGCATAGTCGGGCACGGTGGCGATCATCTCGGTGCCCGCCAGCAGCGCCCGCAACCCGCTGAACTGCGGCACGCCCAGCACTACACGGCGGCTGCGACCGATCTTCGCCAGGTCCAGGTCGATGTTGCCGCTCAGGTCGCCGGAGAACGACACCATCGCGTGGGGGCGCTCGCAGTATTCGTCCAGGGTCAGCGGCCCTGGGCGATCGTCGCCGCGCAGCACCTTGCAGGGAATGTCGCGCAGCATCTTGCGCTTGGCATTGGCCGGCAGTTCGGTGGTGTAGCTGACACCGACGGAGATCTCCCCGGAAGCCAGCAGCGAGGGCATCAACAGGTAGTTGGCCCGACGCACCACGACGATGATGCCCGGCGCCTCTTCACGCAGCTGGCTCAGCAATGGCGGGAAAAGACCAAACTCGGCGTCGTCGGACAGGCCGATGCGAAACACGTCGCGACTGGTGGCCGGGTCGAAGTCCTTGGCCCGGCTGACCGCCCCGGAGATAGTGTCCATCGCCGGCTGCAGCTCCTTGAGAATCGCCAGGGCCCGTGCCGTCGGTTCCATGCCGCGACCGTTGCGCAGCAGCAGCGGATCGTCGAACAGGTCGCGCAGACGCCCCAGCGCGGCGCTTACGGCTGGTTGGCCCATGAAGAGCTTTTCCGCCACCCGGGTCAGGTTCTTTTCAAACATCAGGGCTTCGAAAATCACCAGCAGGTTCATGTCGACGCGGCGCAGGTCATTTCGGTTCATCGGCACTCTCTCCTCGCGAGTCAGCCTGGGGCGATCCTCCAGTATCCATCGGCGCCCCATCCCGATACTTGAAAGGATGTGCTGACTTGCCAGGCGTACCCGCCGAGGCGGAATTAACAACGTTTAACTCGCCCCTTAACGCCCCTCATCCAAGAATGGTGACCTCAACCCCTACCGGTATTCCCCGTGGGACGGTGCTGACTCAACGTGCTGTGTGCCAGCGCCTCTCCCCCCGACACGGACTTTGGTCATGGTTCAGATACAGCACACCGGTGCGGCGACCCGCGCCAGCGAAACCCCTACCCCGGCTCCCGGCGGCCTGTCGCCGCGCCGGGAAAACCTGGTCAAGCAACTGATCCTCGAGCGCTTGAGCGAAACCCTGGAGATCAGCGAGCTGGCCCGCGCCTGTTCGCTGTCACGCAGCCATTTCTCGCGCGCCTTCAAGTGCAGCACCGGGCTCTCGCCCCAGGACTGGATTCGCCAGCAGCGGATCGCCCGGGCCAAGCAGCTGATTCGTGAAACCGACCTGAGCCTGACGCAGATCAGCCTCGAATGCGGCTTCTGCGACCAGGCGTACTTCTGCCACATTTTTACGCGCAGCGAAGGGATCAATCCGTTTGCCTGGCGCGGTCAACAGTTGGCCGCCCGTCCTTCCCGGCGTGGCGAGCGCCACCTGTGCTATGTCGAGCGACCTGGCGCACAATAATTGCCCGCATTGCCCTTTACGCTGCCATCCCCTGCAATCCGGTTGCCATCCGTCGTGAAACGGGTGGCCGCCTTCCCCTTCTGCGAGTAGTCAACCTGCCACCACATTGCACAACCGCCCAAACCTGAGGAATATGCACGGGTATTGCGTGATAGACAGGGGCCTTGCGTGCGCTCCGGGTCATGCGCCCCCTCTGTCGACAGAGCACGGGGGCATTCAGAAGAAAAAAGCGAGCAGGAGCGACCCGTTGACCCTTTCACTCGAGCAGGCCGTGCGTTTCGGCCCTTATCGAACCTATCCCGCACAGCGCCTGATCATGGAGGGCGATCGCCCGCTGCGACTGGGCCGGCGTGCCATGGACATCCTGCTGATCCTGCTCGAACACGCCGGGCAGTTGGTCAGCAAGCAGGAACTGATCGCCCGGGTCTGGCCCGACAGCGTGGTCGAGGACATCAACCTGCGCGTGCACATGGCGGCGCTGCGCAAGGCCCTGGGCGACGGCCAGGCCGGGCAACGCTACATCGTCACCGTTGCCCAGCGTGGCTACAGCTTCGTCGCCCCCTGCCAATTGGACATGATCGAGCAACAGCCCGAGGACGGAGCACCGGTCAGCCATAACCTGCCCGTGCGCCGAACCCGCATGATCGGTCGCCAGGCGCTGCTGGCCGGCATGGTCCGGCATTTCTCGCACCAGCGTTTCATCACCCTGGTCGGCCCCGGTGGCATCGGCAAGACCACCGTGGCCCTGAGCGTCGCCGAACAGCTGATCGGCCACTACCGCGATGGGATCCGCCTGCTCGACCTGGCCCCCCTCGACAACCCGGCGATGGTCGCCACGCACCTGGCGACGCTGCTTGAGGTGCCGCTACCGGAAAACGAGCCGACTGCCAGTATCGTCGCCTGCCTGCGCGAACGGCAGATGCTGCTGGTGATCGACAACTGCGAGCACCTGCTCGATGCCGTCGCTCCGCTGTGCGAAAGCCTTCTGCGTGGTGCGCCACAGGTCCATATCCTGGCGACCAGCCGCGAAAGCCTGCGGGCCGAGGGCGAATTCGTACAGCGCCTGGAATCACTGGATTGCCCGCCTCTGCTGGCCACCCTGGACCGTGAGCGGGCGCTGGACTTCCCGGCCCTGCAGTTGTTCGTCGAGCGCGCCATGGCCTCCCAGGACAGCTTCGAACTGACCCAGGAACATCTGCCACAGGCCATCGAGATCTGCCGGCGCCTGGACGGCATTCCACTGGCCATCGAGCTGGCCGCCGCCCAGGTCGCAGACCTGGGCCTGCACGGCCTGCTCGCGCAATTGCAGGACAGCTTTCGCCTGTTGACCCAGGGCAGCCATGCGCCGCTGGGGCGCCACCAGACCCTGCGCGCGACCCTGGACTGGAGCTTTGAACTGCTCAGCCCTACCGAACAGACCTGCCTGCGCCGCCTGGGGATATTCCGCGGCGGATTCACCCTGGCCTCGGCCGCCGCAGTGATCATGGGGGCGAACGTCGAGGTCAGCGAGGTGTTCGCCGCCATCACGCAACTGGTCGCCAAGTCGCTGCTGAACGTCGAGGTCGGCGACGAGGACGTGTTCTACCGGCTGCTCGACACCACCCGCAGCTATGCCCTGGAAAAACTCGAACTGGCCTGCGAGCTGCCGGGCACCCGGCGGCGCCACGCCGAACGCTGCCTGGCCCTGATGGAACAGGCCCAGGCCGAGTGGGAAAGTACCCCGACCGAACGCTGGATCGAACGCTATGCTCGCGGCCTGGAAGACCTGCGCGCGGCCTTGGAGTGGGGCCTGGGGCCGAACGGGCCACAAGGCCTGGCGATCCGCCTGACAGCCGCCTCGGCACCACTGTGGCAGGAGCTGTCCTTGCCCAAGGAGCAAGGCGATCATGTGCGCAAGGCCCTCCAGTTGCTGGAGAGAATGAGTCGTCCCAGCCCGCACCTGACCATCGCGCTCAAGCTGGCCCTGGGCAATGCCTGCTATCACACCCATGGCGGCAGCGCCGAAACCATTGCCAGCTTCAGCAGTGCCCAGGCCCTGGCCGAGTACCATGGTGATCTCGGTGGCCAGCTCAAGGCCGTGTCCGGTCACATGACCGCCAACCTCAGCAGTGGCAACTACCGGCTGGCCCTGGAGCAGAGCCGGCAATTCGACCAACTGGCGCTCAGCGATACCCCACTGTCGCTTGGCACCCAGCGTCTGCGAGTGCTGGCACTGCACTATTCCGGCGACCAGACGCGCGCCCGGGCGCTTGCCGAACAGGTGCTGCAACGCCTGGCCCAGAACGATCACGTCAACCGTTTCACCCGCGACTTTGGCGTGCAGTACGACCAGAGCGTCGCGGCCCTGACCGTGCTGGCCCGCATTCTCTGGCTGCAGGGCCTGCCCGAGCAGGCCTGGCGCACCGCCCGCCAGGCGCTGGACCTTGCCCTGCAGGTCAACCATGGCACGTCCATCTGCTACACCCTGGCCCTGTCTGGCTGCCTGATTCCCTACTACAACGGCGATATCGGTACCGCCCGGGAGCTGCTGCAACTGCTGCTGGAGCAGGCGCAGAAGCACTCGGTGGCACTGTTCCAGAACTGGGGATTGCAGTACGCCCAGGTGCTTGCCATGCAACCACCGGCCAACCTGATGCCGACCAACAGCGGCCTGGTGAAGGAAATCATGGTCACCCTCGACAGCCGTTTCATCGACGACACCTTGTTCGAGCGCGCCGAAAGCGGCGCGGCCGGCTGGAGCAGCGCGGAGATCCTGCGCGCACAGGCGGAAAAACTGCTGGCACAGCGCCAGATGGACGCGGCTGAGAGTCTGTTGCTCAAGGCCATCAGCGTGGCACAGGACCAGGGCGCGCTGACCTGGGAACTGCGTAGCGCGACCTCGCTGGCGCGGTTATGGCAACAGCAGGGGCGCTACTGCGCGGCCCACGAGCTGCTCGCAGCGGTGCATGGACGGTTCGGCGAAGGCTGCAACATGCCGGACCTGCTCGACGCCGCCCAGTTGCTCCAGACGCTGGAGCCACGCCGGTCAGCCTGAGACCCGCTCCGCCTGGCGCAGATACTCGGCATGGCGCCGCTCCCACGCAGGCTGCTGCCCAGTACGCGCCAGCTGTTCCAGGGCATAGGTGCGGGTGGTATTGAGCAGCCGGTAGCGGGGCATGCCGGTGCCCTGCTCCAGCGCCAGCAACGACTTGTCCGCCAGGCTGGCCAGCAACCCCGGCACTTGCGCCGCAGCCAGCGACTCACCGCCTGCCACCGCAATGGCCGCCTCGGTGTTGAAGCACATCTTGAACACCGCCAGACGCTGCAAGAGGATCTGTTCCCGCGGTTCCAGCCGCTCGTAGCTCCAGTCCAGTGCCGCCTTGAGCGTCTGGTGCCGGGGTTCGGCGGTACGGCGGCCCTGGGTCAGCAGTTGAAAACAGTTGCCGAGCTGGGCCTGCAGCCCTACCAGTGCCAGGGCACTGATCTGGGTCGCGGCCAGTTCTATGGCCAGCGGCAAGCCATCGAGTCGACGACAAATATCGCGTACCGCAAGCAGATCCCGCTCACGCAGGACAAACCCCTGCTGGCAGGCCCGCGCCCGGCTGACGAACAGCTGAACCGCCGAATAGCCCATCATCTCGTCCACGCTGTGCAGCGCCGAGGCCGGCGGCACGGCCAGCGGCGGCAAGCGCTGCACACACTCGCCGCCAGCCCCCAGGGATTCACGACTGGTGACCAGCAGCGACAAGCGCGGGGCGATGGCCAGCAAGTGCTCGACCAGGGTGCGGCAGCCATCACGCAGATGCCCGCAGTTGTCCAGCACCACCAGGGCATGCCGTTCGGCGATACCGTGCAGGTCGCGGTCCAGGTCAAGGCAATCGGCCAACTGTTCGACCACCTGCGCCGGATCGTCGAGGCTGACCAGGTCGATCATCCACACGCCATCGCGATAGTGCTGCAGCAGCAGTTCGGCCACGCGCAGCGCCACCGTACTCTTGCCGACCCCGGCAGGCCCTGCCAGGGTCATGAAGCGTCGCACCGGCAGTTGTCGAACCAGACTGCCCACCAACGAATCGCGCCCGGTCACCGGCGTCAGTCGGGCGGGCAGATTGTGCGCGGACTTCAGGGCCACTGCCGACGAGACCGGCAGCGCCACCTGTTCGCGCTGCACCGAGGCGATGAAGCTGTAGCCGCGCTGCGGGACGTTGATGATGTAGCGCTGCCCGCCTTCACCGTCCCCGAGGGCCCGGCGCAAGGCGGCAATGTGCACGCGCAGGTTGATTTCCTCGACCACCGAGGTCGGCCAGACGCGGGCGATCAGTTCGTCCTTGCTGACCACACTGCCCGCGTGCTCAAGCAGAATCTGCAGAATGTCCAACGCACGGCCGCCCATGCGCAGTGGGCGCTCACCGTCCAGCACCAGCCGTTGGCGCAGGTGAAAGGCATAAGGGCCAAAGCGCAACAGCGCATCGCCCTCCAATTGTCTGAGGCTGCTCATGTCCACTCGCGGGCCCAGGCCGGGCACGACTTCGACACGGCAAGAACCGACGCGCGAAGTGATCCAGCGGACCCACGCCTCCCTTGCGAAATATCCGCATCCATCTTGGCAGGCAGGCGTGACGGAACAACCGTGTCTGGGGGAGCGTTACGGACTTCCCGGTGCGCGAGGCGGACAAACCCGCCTCAGCTGAACTGTTCGCGGTACTGAATGGGTGTCAGACCCAGCTTTTCGCCGAACAGAAAGCGCATGTGCCGCACGCTGCCAAAGCCGCTCTTGTAAGCCACGGTCTTGAGCGGCAGGTCGGTGGATTCCAGCAGGCTCCTGGCGTAGTCGATGCGGGCGCTCTGCACGAACGCCATGGGCGTCATGCCGGTCTCGCGAACGAACATCCGGGAAAAATGGCGGGGGCTCATGTTCACCAGGGCGGCCATGCTCTGCACACTGAAGGCTTCGTCCAGGTGTTCGAGCACGTGGTTCTGAACCCAGGTCACGGGGGTCTGCTGGGGAGCAACCGCTGCGGTCAGCGGACTGAACTGCGCCTGCCCGCCATGGCGCTTCATCACCACCAGCAGTACCTTCGCCACATCCTGCGCGACTTTCTTGCCGTGATCTTCGGCCACGATGGCCAGGGCCAGGTCGATACCGGCCGTCACCCCGCCGGAGGTCAGCAGCTTGCGATCGCGCAGGTAGATCCGATCCGTCTCGACGATGGCAGCGGGGAAGGTCTTGATCAAACGCTCGGTGTAGTTCCAGTGGGTGGTCACCCGGTGGCCGTCGAGCAGACCGGCATGCCCGAGCACGAAAGCGCCGGTACAGACCGAGCCATAGCTGATGGCCTTTTCGGCAGCCTGCTTCAGCCAACCGACCAATTGCGGATGGATCCTGTTATAGCCCCCCGGTCCACCTGGCACCAGCAGCAGATCGTATGCCGCCGGCGCCTCGTCAATGCCCAGGTCGGTTTCGACCCGCACGCCATTGGACGCCCGTAGCGACCCCGGCTCACTGCCGATGGTCACGAGCTGATAGTGATCGGCGGGCTTGAGGTAGCGATTGGCCATGGAAAACACCTCCATGGGCCCGGCCATGTCGAGCAGGAGAAAGTCTGGAAACAGCACCATAGCCACGGTTTTCATTGTTTGGACATCACTTCACTATCAAGGAGACGCATCAAGGGAGGAGCATCAGGGAGCAGCGCCCACACGGTGTCCGGGGGATGGCTACCCAGGGCAGAGGGGGTGAACAGGAAGCATACAGGAGGGTTGACCCACACTGTCAACCAGAGGGAGACGGTCTTTCAGTTTCCATCTACTTATTTAACCAATGAGTAAACATTAAGCTTCTCCTCACTCGGACGAATCAACGTCCCCCCAGGAGAATTCATCATGCTCACGCTTCGCAAGGCTTCCGATCGCGGTATTGCCAACCATGGCTGGCTGAAGTCGTACCACACCTTTTCCTTCGCCAACTATCGCAACCTCAACGAGCAGGGCTTTTCCGACCTGCTGGTGATCAACGATGACCGGGTCGCCGCCGGCAAGGGCTTCGGCCAGCATCCACACCGGGACATGGAGATCTTCTCCTACGTGCTCGAAGGCGCCCTGGAACACAAGGACACCCTCGGCACCGGTTCGGTGATCCGCCCCGGTGATGTGCAACTGATGAGCGCCGGTACCGGCGTGGCCCACAGCGAGTTCAACCATTCGCACAACGAGCTGGTGCACTTCCTGCAGATCTGGATCGTGCCCGAAGTCAGTGGTGCCACCCCGCGTTATCAGCAGCAGCATTTCAGCGAAGAGCAGAAACGCGGCCGCCTGGCGCTGATCATCTCCCCCGACGGCAAACATGGCTCGTTGAAAGTGCGTCAGGATGCCCGGGTCTATGCCGGCCTGTTCGACGGCAAGGAAACCGCCAGCCTGGAACTGGCCGAGAACCGCTACGCCTATGTGCACGTCGCTCGCGGCAGCGTCGAACTCAACGGCCTGATGTTGCAGACCGGTGACGGTGTAAGGGTTCGCAAGGAACGCCTGCTGACCCTGGCCAACGGGGTGGATGCCGAGGTCCTGGTGTTCGACCTGCGGCCTGAAGAACTGCCACAGATGCCATGAGGCCACAGACAGCCCGGGGGTTTACTGCTCCCGGGCTATTTTTAAATACGACTCATTTAGATTTAAACCGAAGTTTCAAGAGCAACTTCAGCGAAACAGCAACATCATGCTTCGAAACCACCGATCGACTTCAAGCATGTGAATATAGCCAATAGCAATAAAAAATATAGCCAAAAATACTCCCTCACAAACTTGCAATGCGTAAATGTTCGCAAGAAAAGAAAACTGCATCTGGAGTGATTACTTTTCGAACATCCGATCGCCGAGTCTTGCCCCATAAGCACAAGTCATTGTTTTAAATGACAACTATTCTGAAAAAAAGCCCAGCCTCCCGCCAAAAGCCCCCTATTTCGCCTGCCACGACAAGACAAACTTGCAAAAATTCCATCGCCGTCTAAGTTCATGACTATCACTTCAGAGTGTGACCCTCCACACACTCGCCGCACACTTACCCGACCGGAGAGTTCAACTAAGAAATATAAAACCACCGCTCCAAAATACTGAAACGGAACTCAGTCATTACATTCAAGAGGGACGCTTGATGAAGCGCAGCCGGTGGTATCGTGCGTTTTCAAAACAGGGGTCAGCCGAGTATCGCTGGCTGTCACTCGTCTGTTTCTCGGGCCTGGTGATCGTGAGCTTCCTGCTGTTCGAACAGCAGATCCAGGGCTTGCTGGAACACCTGGGCCAGTCCCACCCCGCCACGCCAACCCAGCAGCTCAACCTGGCCCTGCTGCTGGTCACCCTGCTGATCCTCGATGTGCTGCTGCCCGTGCCGTCGAGCATGGTTGCGCTGCTGGCCATCGCCCTGTTTGGCGGCATCGGCGGGTACCTGGTGATCTTCATCGGCCTGTGTCTCGGGGCTCTGTTTGGCTACGGACTGGGTGCCGGCTACTTCCGCCTGCTGTCCAATCGCCTGAACATCCGGCACCGCCAGCAAGCTGCGCTCGCCCATCCGCTGAGCACACTGTCGTTGATCTGCCTGCGTGGCGTGCCGGTCCTGGCCGAGACTTCGGTGGTGGCCGCAGGCATGCAGCGCTACCCATTGCGCCAGTTCCTGGTGGTGACGACGCTGGCCAACGCCGGCCTGGCGCTGGCCTACGGCGCCATCGGTACCGCGCTGCTGGAACAGAACGCCTGGCTGGTGGCGATCCTCGCCAGCATGGTACTGCCGGGGCTGTTCCTCGGTGCTCGCAGCCTCTTCAAGGCCTATCGGCTGAACTCCCGGAACGACGCCGAGCACACCTTGCACGGGCGCTTCGAGGTGAGCTACGACTACCCGGTGGTCTTCACCGACCACGTGTTCGATCCGGACAATGCCTGCCTGCATCAACAACTGACTCGCCTGCAGGACGGCCCGGTCAAAGTGCTGGTCTTCGCCGACGAGCAGTTGCTCCAGTGCCGCTCGCCACTGCTGCAGCAGATCGACGACTACTTCAGCGCTCACGCCGCCGACCTGCACCTGCAAACCGCACCGTTTCCCGTACCGGCGGGCGAGTCGAGCAAACGACCCGAGGTGCTGCAGCAGCTCTACGAACAACTGTTGCAACAGGGCATGGACCGCCACGGTTATGTCCTCGCCCTGGGCGGCGGCGCCACGCTCGACGCGGTGGGCTATGCCTGCGCCACCTTTCACCGCGGCATTCGCCTGATCAGGATCCCCACCACCGTCCTGGCGCAGAACGACGCGGGTATCGGGGTGAAGAACGGCATCAACGCCTTCGAGCAGAAGAACCTGCTCGGTACGTTCTGTCCGGCCACGGCCGTGATCAACGATTTCCAGTTGCTCGACAGCCTCTCCTACCGGGACCAGATCGCCGGGCTCGCCGAGGCGATCAAGGTTGCGGCAATCAAGGACGCCCGTTTCTTCCAGTGGATGGAGCAGCAGGCCGACGCCCTCGCCCGCTTCGAGCCACAGGCCAGTCGCTATGCCATCCGCCGCTGCGCCGAACTGCACCTGGGGCATATTACCGGGGCGGGTGATCCCTTCGAGCGCGGCAACGGTCGGCCGCTGGATTACGGACACTGGGCCGCACACAAGCTGGAGAAGCTCAGCCAACACCGTTTGCGCCATGGTGAAGCGGTCGCCGTGGGCATGGCCCTGGATGCGCTGTATGCCAATGCCCGCGGGCTGCTCGGCGACAGCGAATGCGAGCGCCTGTTGCGGCTGTTGCTCAAGCTGGGCTTCAGCCTGTGCCCACCGGAACTGCTGCTGAAAGACTCGCAGGGGCGCCTGCTGGTCCTGCTGGGGCTGGAAGAATTTCGCCAGCACCTGGGCGGTGAACTGTCGATCCCGATGCTCAGCCGGATGGGTGAATCGCTGGACGTGCATGAGATCGATCCGGCGCTGATGGAGCAGGCGCTGCAGCGGCTGTCGAGCTGCACCTGCCCCGAGTTGGACGGGATACGGAGTTGCGCGCAATGAACAACCCGTCGCTGAACCTCAAGACCTGGATGACCCTGGGCCGCGTCTCCAACCTGCCCACCGTCTGGACCAACACCCTGGCTGCGGTCCTGCTGGCCAGCAGCGCCGGGGCACTGGCATCGCCCTCCTCGCTGGTCTGGATACTGCTGTTGGCAACGCTGTCGCTGCTTTACCTGGCCGGCATGCTGCTCAACGACCTGCTGGACGCCGACTGGGACCAACAGCACCAGAACCCACGACCGATCACCCTCGGCCTGGTCAGTCGCCGCCAGGTCGGTCTGGCCACCTCGTTGCTGCTGGTACTGGCGGCGGTGCTGGTGATTGGCCTGAGCCAGTTGATCGAGGAGCCACTCTGGCTGCTGGGCAGCGCCACCCTGCTGGTGACGTGCATCCTTGCCTACAACCTGCTGCACAAGACGTACGCCCACAGTGTCTGGCTGATGGGCGCCTGTCGCTCGACCCTGTACCTCACCGCCGCCGCGAGCCTGGCCATCCCGCCGCAACCGCTGTGGCTGTGCGCGGTGCTGCTGGGCACCTACATCAGCGGCCTGACCTACCTGGCTCGCCAGGAACACCGCAATCAACTGCTCAGCCGCCTCCCCCTGCTGCTGATGCTCAGCCCCGTGCTGCTGGCCTTCTACGCCGACAACCTGGTGTTCTGGCTGGTGCTGCTGTTCTG of the Pseudomonas vanderleydeniana genome contains:
- a CDS encoding DoxX family protein, which translates into the protein MNASCWNERAQALGLLFMRVSAAVFLLWVHGLPKLLHYSTELQNIEDPFHLGANLTLMLAIFAEVFCPLLIIAGVLVRLACLPILSVLLVALVFVHPEWTIAEGQFAWLLLILFTSLFIAGPGRLALNHRFAGIWRIA
- a CDS encoding ATP-binding protein, with the protein product MSSLRQLEGDALLRFGPYAFHLRQRLVLDGERPLRMGGRALDILQILLEHAGSVVSKDELIARVWPTSVVEEINLRVHIAALRRALGDGEGGQRYIINVPQRGYSFIASVQREQVALPVSSAVALKSAHNLPARLTPVTGRDSLVGSLVRQLPVRRFMTLAGPAGVGKSTVALRVAELLLQHYRDGVWMIDLVSLDDPAQVVEQLADCLDLDRDLHGIAERHALVVLDNCGHLRDGCRTLVEHLLAIAPRLSLLVTSRESLGAGGECVQRLPPLAVPPASALHSVDEMMGYSAVQLFVSRARACQQGFVLRERDLLAVRDICRRLDGLPLAIELAATQISALALVGLQAQLGNCFQLLTQGRRTAEPRHQTLKAALDWSYERLEPREQILLQRLAVFKMCFNTEAAIAVAGGESLAAAQVPGLLASLADKSLLALEQGTGMPRYRLLNTTRTYALEQLARTGQQPAWERRHAEYLRQAERVSG
- a CDS encoding LysR family transcriptional regulator gives rise to the protein MNRNDLRRVDMNLLVIFEALMFEKNLTRVAEKLFMGQPAVSAALGRLRDLFDDPLLLRNGRGMEPTARALAILKELQPAMDTISGAVSRAKDFDPATSRDVFRIGLSDDAEFGLFPPLLSQLREEAPGIIVVVRRANYLLMPSLLASGEISVGVSYTTELPANAKRKMLRDIPCKVLRGDDRPGPLTLDEYCERPHAMVSFSGDLSGNIDLDLAKIGRSRRVVLGVPQFSGLRALLAGTEMIATVPDYAACALVEGCALRAEDPPFEIDAAQLSMAWSGVHDNDPAERWLRSRIAQFMSAPLDIPPP
- a CDS encoding ATP-binding protein is translated as MTLSLEQAVRFGPYRTYPAQRLIMEGDRPLRLGRRAMDILLILLEHAGQLVSKQELIARVWPDSVVEDINLRVHMAALRKALGDGQAGQRYIVTVAQRGYSFVAPCQLDMIEQQPEDGAPVSHNLPVRRTRMIGRQALLAGMVRHFSHQRFITLVGPGGIGKTTVALSVAEQLIGHYRDGIRLLDLAPLDNPAMVATHLATLLEVPLPENEPTASIVACLRERQMLLVIDNCEHLLDAVAPLCESLLRGAPQVHILATSRESLRAEGEFVQRLESLDCPPLLATLDRERALDFPALQLFVERAMASQDSFELTQEHLPQAIEICRRLDGIPLAIELAAAQVADLGLHGLLAQLQDSFRLLTQGSHAPLGRHQTLRATLDWSFELLSPTEQTCLRRLGIFRGGFTLASAAAVIMGANVEVSEVFAAITQLVAKSLLNVEVGDEDVFYRLLDTTRSYALEKLELACELPGTRRRHAERCLALMEQAQAEWESTPTERWIERYARGLEDLRAALEWGLGPNGPQGLAIRLTAASAPLWQELSLPKEQGDHVRKALQLLERMSRPSPHLTIALKLALGNACYHTHGGSAETIASFSSAQALAEYHGDLGGQLKAVSGHMTANLSSGNYRLALEQSRQFDQLALSDTPLSLGTQRLRVLALHYSGDQTRARALAEQVLQRLAQNDHVNRFTRDFGVQYDQSVAALTVLARILWLQGLPEQAWRTARQALDLALQVNHGTSICYTLALSGCLIPYYNGDIGTARELLQLLLEQAQKHSVALFQNWGLQYAQVLAMQPPANLMPTNSGLVKEIMVTLDSRFIDDTLFERAESGAAGWSSAEILRAQAEKLLAQRQMDAAESLLLKAISVAQDQGALTWELRSATSLARLWQQQGRYCAAHELLAAVHGRFGEGCNMPDLLDAAQLLQTLEPRRSA
- a CDS encoding GlxA family transcriptional regulator, encoding MKTVAMVLFPDFLLLDMAGPMEVFSMANRYLKPADHYQLVTIGSEPGSLRASNGVRVETDLGIDEAPAAYDLLLVPGGPGGYNRIHPQLVGWLKQAAEKAISYGSVCTGAFVLGHAGLLDGHRVTTHWNYTERLIKTFPAAIVETDRIYLRDRKLLTSGGVTAGIDLALAIVAEDHGKKVAQDVAKVLLVVMKRHGGQAQFSPLTAAVAPQQTPVTWVQNHVLEHLDEAFSVQSMAALVNMSPRHFSRMFVRETGMTPMAFVQSARIDYARSLLESTDLPLKTVAYKSGFGSVRHMRFLFGEKLGLTPIQYREQFS
- a CDS encoding pirin family protein is translated as MLTLRKASDRGIANHGWLKSYHTFSFANYRNLNEQGFSDLLVINDDRVAAGKGFGQHPHRDMEIFSYVLEGALEHKDTLGTGSVIRPGDVQLMSAGTGVAHSEFNHSHNELVHFLQIWIVPEVSGATPRYQQQHFSEEQKRGRLALIISPDGKHGSLKVRQDARVYAGLFDGKETASLELAENRYAYVHVARGSVELNGLMLQTGDGVRVRKERLLTLANGVDAEVLVFDLRPEELPQMP
- a CDS encoding helix-turn-helix domain-containing protein, producing MVQIQHTGAATRASETPTPAPGGLSPRRENLVKQLILERLSETLEISELARACSLSRSHFSRAFKCSTGLSPQDWIRQQRIARAKQLIRETDLSLTQISLECGFCDQAYFCHIFTRSEGINPFAWRGQQLAARPSRRGERHLCYVERPGAQ